A genomic segment from Pectinophora gossypiella chromosome 27, ilPecGoss1.1, whole genome shotgun sequence encodes:
- the LOC126378962 gene encoding uncharacterized protein LOC126378962, translated as MPGIKDIDPKHSYADDKFEKLQEYYSYMNGRMKEPHNPTERKEILESAEKKLFLFVEDHVKDLKRLLFATDMALMSMVLLKLNKKMDTSEAKIKSTQAKIPFGLYTSPEFKCLGTSYYIASAHNQEDAQMILSSERKPHCYTFRGAFAFIGFYHRHSETTYVGPHAEQFQAKDPSQGLYCHSDDNWSDAQCIYKINPREEFPESVEYEPKVSYWCGPYRYFIPATTDIRCIFSIFSMNFMLRFGYDGVTYKSSDLSFMYQNGQVFYTDEPWAGMSCWNWACKWRHNQNQRSNEFFVS; from the exons ATGCCCGGTATTAAAGACATAGATCCCAAACATAGTTACGCGGACGACAAGTTTGAGAAACTTCAAGAATACTACTCCTACATGAATGGACGGATGAAGGAGCCCCATAATCCA ACAGAACGCAAGGAAATCCTAGAAAGCGCTGAGAAGAAGCTATTCCTCTTCGTAGAAGACCACGTGAAAGACCTGAAGCGGCTCCTGTTCGCCACCGACATGGCCCTCATGTCCATGGTGCTGCTGAAGTTGAATAAGAAGATGGACACCTCGGAAGCCAAGATCAAGAGCACCCAAGCCAAGATCCCCTTTGGACTGTATACTAGCCCAG AATTCAAATGTCTGGGCACGTCGTATTACATTGCGTCTGCGCACAACCAGGAAGACGCTCAGATGATACTCTCCAGCGAGAGAAAGCCACACTGTTACACATTCAGAG GTGCGTTCGCGTTCATCGGGTTCTACCACCGCCATTCGGAGACCACGTACGTGGGGCCCCACGCCGAGCAATTCCAGGCCAAGGACCCCAGCCAGGGCCTCTACTGTCACTCGGACGATAACTGGAGCGACGCTCAATGCATATACAA GATCAACCCCCGCGAGGAGTTCCCTGAGTCGGTGGAGTACGAGCCCAAGGTGTCGTACTGGTGCGGCCCATATCGCTACTTCATCCCGGCCACCACGGACATCCGCTGCATATTCTCCATATTCTCCATGAACTTCATGCTGCGGTTTGGATACGATGGTGTCACCTACAAGAGCTCCGACCTGTCTTTC ATGTACCAAAATGGCCAAGTGTTCTACACTGACGAACCGTGGGCTGGCATGTCCTGTTGGAACTGGGCGTGCAAGTGGCGCCACAACCAAAACCAACGCTCCAACGAATTCTTCGTCAGCTAA
- the LOC126378868 gene encoding stAR-related lipid transfer protein 7, mitochondrial isoform X2: MEAKDVIIWRKEYKPGGLYAYKVYGRYQHIRAEDFAMIQVDNAYRKVWDSAVASLSVVEREANGVQDQFVLHWEVLWPRLFANRDYVYLRRHKEFNVQTRCLAYKAGIFEGDKACEASTPSPFERTSVHANAKRVSMEKDSMMKEETNAITDNKVYVIVSRSCVHPSVPESKNAIRVMEYWSHMVITTLNGPEKAGMEFVLTYYDEPAVGGLPTAVTTWAMGRAGPAFLERMRAAATDYRSWRDREQQDNTDFTPFGPEKVIYDSSEPEINEQDMESSKEGPDMEDDKRELPTHARPIVPLVDTKPKEASEAREASEAKEVMEASEAKEIKEPAQKQLGDTKMQPPAPSEEKAKADAIEINTENLELCEVSNKLEQEEKETEDSPEESQEESRRWWRYLYPFYYFI, encoded by the exons TATACGGTCGCTACCAGCACATACGGGCGGAGGACTTTGCTATGATACAAGTGGACAACGCGTATCGCAAGGTGTGGGACAGCGCTGTGGCCTCACTATCCGTGGTGGAGCGCGAAGCCAACGGCGTCCAAGACCAGTTCGTGCTGCACTGGGAGGTGCTCTGGCCG CGCCTGTTCGCAAACCGCGACTACGTCTATCTGCGGCGGCACAAGGAGTTCAACGTGCAGACCCGTTGCCTGGCGTACAAAGCGGGCATATTCGAAGGGGACAAGGCGTGCGAGGCGAGCACCCCGAGCCCCTTCGAGAGGACCAGTGTGCATGCCAACGCCAAACGGGTCTCCATGGAGAAAGACAGCATGATGAAGGAGGAAACCAACGCAATTACAGATAACAAG GTGTACGTAATAGTGTCCAGGTCTTGTGTGCACCCCAGCGTGCCGGAGAGCAAGAACGCCATCAGGGTCATGGAGTACTGGAGCCACATGGTCATCACAACCCTGAATGGACCAGAAAAG GCAGGCATGGAGTTCGTGCTGACGTACTATGACGAACCAGCAGTGGGCGGGCTGCCCACGGCGGTGACCACGTGGGCGATGGGCCGCGCCGGCCCGGCCTTCCTAGAGCGCATGCGCGCCGCCGCCACCGACTACCGCAGCTGGAGGGACCGCGAGCAACAG GATAACACAGACTTCACACCTTTCGGCCCTGAGAAGGTGATCTACGATTCCAGTGAACCGGAGATCAATGAACAGGATATGGAG tcaTCGAAAGAAGGTCCCGACATGGAGGACGACAAACGCGAGCTACCAACACACGCGAGACCCATAGTACCGCTTGTTGATACGAAGCCGAAGGAAGCGAGCGAAGCCAGGGAAGCGAGCGAAGCGAAGGAAGTCATGGAAGCGAGCGAAGCAAAGGAAATTAAAGAGCCCGCACAGAAACAATTAGGAGATACTAAAATG CAACCACCAGCACCGTCGGAAGAGAAAGCGAAAGCAGACGCCATAGAAATCAACACGGAGAACCTCGAACTGTGTGAAGTTAGCAACAAATTGGAGCAAGAAGAGAAAGAGACGGAAGACAGCCCCGAGGAGTCACAAGAGGAGAGCAGAAGGTGGTGGCGGTATCTCTATCCgttctattattttatatga